In the genome of Deinococcus deserti VCD115, one region contains:
- a CDS encoding TIGR03885 family FMN-dependent LLM class oxidoreductase has translation MTDPTIGFHASHEQFTPAELLRLVRFAEQAGFGAGMCSDHFHPWTPAQGQSGFAWAWMGAALQATSWSFGAVSAPGQRYHPAILAQAAATLAQMFPDRLWCALGSGQHLNEHITGQRWPTKTERNERLLECVQIMRALWRGETVTHRGHVVVEEAKLYTLPARPPLIVGAALTPETARWVGSWADAMITVSAPHDELRQMVEAFRAGGGDGKPMYLQVHLAYAPTSEEALAAAHQQWRANVFGSPIQSEVKTPEQYETLGSRVRPDDMHGVVRISSDVEQHLTWLRQDLDLGFDHLYLHETGPHQERFIEVFGQQVLPRLRGGLTAFPARRSGQS, from the coding sequence ATGACAGATCCCACGATCGGCTTTCACGCCTCGCACGAGCAGTTCACGCCAGCCGAACTGCTGCGGCTGGTCCGCTTCGCTGAGCAGGCCGGTTTTGGGGCAGGGATGTGTTCCGACCACTTTCACCCTTGGACCCCGGCGCAAGGACAGTCTGGATTTGCCTGGGCCTGGATGGGCGCCGCTCTGCAGGCGACATCGTGGAGTTTTGGAGCCGTCAGTGCACCGGGCCAGCGCTACCACCCGGCTATCCTGGCTCAGGCTGCCGCAACTCTGGCGCAGATGTTTCCTGACCGGTTGTGGTGCGCCCTGGGGTCCGGACAGCACCTCAACGAGCACATTACGGGGCAGCGCTGGCCGACCAAGACCGAGCGTAATGAACGGCTGCTGGAATGCGTACAGATTATGCGGGCACTCTGGCGCGGTGAGACCGTGACGCACCGGGGCCACGTGGTTGTTGAGGAGGCGAAGTTATACACCCTTCCCGCTCGCCCACCGCTGATCGTTGGTGCCGCCCTGACACCGGAGACGGCGCGTTGGGTCGGGTCGTGGGCGGACGCCATGATTACGGTATCCGCCCCCCATGACGAACTGCGCCAGATGGTGGAGGCCTTCCGTGCGGGGGGTGGAGACGGCAAGCCGATGTACCTGCAGGTCCATCTTGCCTATGCACCCACCTCTGAAGAGGCCCTGGCGGCTGCGCATCAACAGTGGCGCGCAAACGTGTTTGGCAGCCCGATCCAGTCGGAGGTCAAAACCCCGGAGCAGTACGAAACGCTGGGCAGCCGTGTTCGTCCGGATGACATGCACGGCGTCGTTCGGATTTCGTCGGACGTTGAGCAGCACCTGACCTGGCTCCGGCAGGACCTGGACCTGGGCTTTGACCACCTGTATCTACATGAAACTGGCCCCCATCAGGAACGCTTTATCGAGGTGTTCGGTCAGCAGGTGCTGCCTCGCCTGAGAGGCGGCTTGACAGCGTTCCCAGCACGCCGCTCTGGTCAGAGCTGA